In Candidatus Effluviviaceae Genus V sp., one DNA window encodes the following:
- the pstS gene encoding phosphate ABC transporter substrate-binding protein PstS: MTRATWTAAVVGVLLLAITVGPASAQMKLIGAGATFPEPIYAVWMYQYNQLKNVQVNYQGIGSSGGIRQIKDATVDFGATDAPVEGPELEEAGLVQFPMIIGGVVPICNIRGIGPGELQLSTEVLASVFAGEITFWDDEAITSLNPDLDLPNDPITVVHRAEGSGTTWIFTDFLDKVSESWHEKIGRGKLVNWPTGVGAKGNPGIAAYVQRVNGSVGYVEFAFAVQNELAHITLRNRDGQWVEPTIESFQAAAANADWENTEGYYLVLTDQPGEESWPIVGASFILVYAQQDDAEKAKAMLEFFDWCYDHGDQMAIQKHYVPIPDNVVEMVRNTWRSEITADGEQVCPPARS; encoded by the coding sequence ATGACCAGAGCGACATGGACCGCCGCGGTCGTGGGGGTTCTGCTGCTTGCGATCACCGTCGGACCCGCGAGTGCGCAGATGAAGCTCATCGGCGCCGGCGCCACGTTCCCCGAGCCGATCTACGCCGTCTGGATGTACCAGTACAACCAGCTCAAGAACGTCCAGGTGAACTACCAGGGCATCGGCTCAAGCGGTGGCATCCGTCAGATCAAGGATGCGACCGTCGACTTCGGGGCCACCGACGCGCCGGTCGAGGGGCCCGAGCTCGAGGAGGCCGGTCTTGTACAGTTCCCGATGATCATCGGCGGCGTTGTGCCGATCTGCAACATCAGAGGAATCGGCCCGGGCGAGCTCCAGCTCTCGACAGAGGTCCTGGCGTCGGTCTTCGCGGGCGAGATCACGTTCTGGGACGACGAGGCCATTACGTCGCTGAACCCTGATCTCGATCTCCCGAACGATCCGATCACCGTCGTGCATCGCGCCGAGGGCTCGGGCACGACGTGGATCTTCACCGATTTCCTCGACAAGGTCTCGGAGAGCTGGCACGAAAAGATCGGTCGCGGGAAGCTCGTCAACTGGCCCACCGGCGTCGGTGCGAAGGGGAACCCCGGCATCGCCGCGTACGTTCAGCGCGTCAACGGCTCGGTCGGCTACGTCGAGTTCGCCTTCGCGGTGCAGAACGAGCTTGCGCACATCACGCTCCGGAACCGCGACGGGCAGTGGGTCGAGCCCACGATCGAGTCGTTCCAGGCGGCGGCCGCCAACGCCGACTGGGAGAACACGGAGGGATACTACCTCGTACTGACCGATCAGCCCGGTGAGGAGAGTTGGCCGATCGTCGGCGCCTCGTTCATCCTCGTCTACGCGCAGCAGGACGACGCTGAGAAGGCGAAGGCCATGCTCGAGTTCTTCGACTGGTGCTACGACCACGGCGACCAGATGGCGATCCAGAAGCACTACGTTCCGATTCCGGACAACGTTGTCGAGATGGTCCGGAACACCTGGCGGAGTGAGATCACGGCGGACGGGGAGCAGGTCTGTCCGCCGGCCAGGAGCTAG
- a CDS encoding HAMP domain-containing protein produces the protein MKRRKLVWHLFPSYLLLVVATLAAVSWYAIVALTNFHYDQTTLHLESLARVLVERLGPDITARPPDTVNAISADLAERAGVRVTVILPNGVVIADSHKNPLLMENHADRPEIIAAYAGQVGSSRRFSHTLQHRRVYAAVPVTRDGEVAAVVRTSLPTTAVESEIGLLLRPIGLAALLMIVLAAVLSFFVSRRIARPLENMERGATRFARGELQHDLPVPKAEELASLAESLNAMAAELDVRIRTISHQRAESEAVFSSMVEGVIAVDPGERIIAINRAAAEMFDVDATKARGRPIQEVIRNTDVQDLASKALASDGAVEAGIEPRAGEERYLQAHGTALRDGQGRQVGAVLVLNDMTRMRRLENVRRDFVANVSHELRTPITSIKGFVETLIDGACSEPRETQRFLTIVLKHVDRLNAIIEDLLYLSRIEQDPEESLAGQRDVALREIIEKAVEDLAASARERSIDVTVRCGPSVAARVNPQLLEHAVANLLDNAIKYSEQGSTVHIEGGEDGDEVFIRVCDRGTGIDSEHLERIFERFYRVDKARSRRLGGTGLGLAIAKHIVQAHGGHIAVLSEPGRGSTFTIYLPNP, from the coding sequence ATGAAGAGGCGCAAGCTCGTATGGCACCTCTTTCCCTCGTATCTGCTGCTCGTGGTCGCCACGCTCGCGGCGGTCAGCTGGTACGCCATCGTTGCGCTGACGAACTTCCACTACGACCAGACCACGCTGCACCTCGAATCGCTCGCCCGGGTGCTGGTCGAACGGCTGGGCCCGGACATCACCGCCCGCCCTCCCGACACGGTCAACGCCATCTCGGCGGACCTGGCCGAGCGCGCCGGTGTCCGCGTGACGGTCATCCTACCGAACGGCGTCGTCATCGCCGATTCCCATAAGAACCCGCTCCTCATGGAGAACCACGCCGACAGGCCCGAGATCATCGCGGCCTACGCGGGGCAGGTCGGCTCATCCCGCCGCTTCAGTCACACGCTGCAGCACAGGAGGGTCTACGCCGCCGTCCCGGTCACGCGTGACGGCGAGGTTGCCGCCGTCGTGAGGACCTCGCTCCCGACGACCGCTGTCGAGTCGGAGATCGGGCTTCTCCTGCGCCCCATCGGTCTGGCGGCCCTCCTCATGATCGTTCTGGCCGCGGTCCTCAGCTTCTTCGTCTCGCGCCGCATCGCGCGCCCGCTGGAGAACATGGAACGAGGCGCGACGCGCTTCGCCAGGGGCGAGCTCCAGCACGACCTCCCGGTCCCGAAGGCCGAGGAGCTGGCGAGTCTCGCGGAGTCCCTGAACGCCATGGCGGCGGAGCTAGACGTGAGGATCCGGACGATCTCTCACCAACGGGCGGAGTCTGAGGCGGTCTTCTCGAGCATGGTGGAGGGCGTCATCGCCGTCGATCCGGGAGAGCGCATCATCGCCATCAACCGGGCGGCGGCCGAGATGTTCGACGTCGACGCGACCAAGGCCAGAGGACGGCCGATCCAGGAGGTCATCCGGAACACGGATGTTCAGGACTTGGCGAGCAAGGCGCTGGCGAGCGACGGTGCCGTCGAGGCCGGCATCGAGCCGAGAGCCGGTGAGGAGAGATACCTCCAGGCACATGGAACGGCACTCCGTGACGGGCAGGGCCGGCAGGTCGGCGCCGTTCTCGTCCTGAACGACATGACCAGGATGCGACGGCTTGAGAACGTTCGGCGCGACTTCGTCGCCAACGTGTCGCACGAGCTTCGGACGCCGATCACGTCCATCAAGGGGTTCGTTGAGACGCTCATCGACGGTGCGTGCTCGGAGCCGCGAGAGACGCAGCGATTCCTGACGATCGTCCTGAAGCATGTCGACCGACTGAACGCGATCATCGAGGACCTCCTGTATCTGTCACGCATCGAGCAGGACCCCGAGGAGTCGCTCGCGGGACAGCGGGACGTCGCACTCCGTGAGATCATCGAGAAGGCCGTTGAGGACCTCGCCGCGTCGGCTCGGGAGCGGAGCATCGACGTGACGGTGCGTTGCGGGCCGTCCGTCGCCGCGAGGGTCAACCCGCAACTCCTGGAGCACGCCGTCGCGAACCTCCTGGACAACGCCATCAAGTACTCCGAGCAGGGAAGCACGGTCCACATCGAGGGCGGCGAGGACGGTGACGAGGTGTTCATCCGCGTGTGTGACCGGGGTACCGGGATCGACAGTGAGCATCTGGAGCGCATCTTCGAGCGCTTCTACAGGGTCGACAAGGCCAGGAGCCGCCGGCTCGGCGGCACAGGGCTGGGTCTCGCCATCGCGAAGCACATCGTGCAGGCGCATGGTGGGCACATCGCCGTCCTGAGCGAGCCCGGGAGGGGCAGCACCTTCACCATCTACTTGCCGAACCCCTGA